In the Aneurinibacillus soli genome, one interval contains:
- a CDS encoding methyl-accepting chemotaxis protein — MFRKLNDVSIKVKLTGTMLLITLIPLMAAGYLSYTSAYNSVYNMTVQDLKYMTALKARDIETALPNQTSGEVSSDKIKQIVDDVQKNYYEKNGLTGYAYVIDSKGGVLYHPDSAMIGTSIAKESFTQQILAAKTGYITYPWKGEEKVASFVQLSNGWEIVIGSYMKDMMKPLYSIRTEMFVISFGAALLAIIVGYLIVTTLTKPMKDLVAAMRKVEAGDVTVQVKPGSQDEVGQLTHMFNEMVAQFRSMLRQVHEVAEQVAASSQELTASANESTRASEQISEASQEIASGSEGQMDSVERTTKALHEMNANIQDIANKIHTVRNDSSVVTKYAHEGEDSLKKVVWEMNEISHKVNDTEKQIRELGESSEAIMGIISTIHQISEQTNLLALNAAIEAARAGEQGKSFAVVAQEIRKLAEQSGRSAAEIATLISNIHNKIGTAVHSMGESSQVVSEGRGVVEGAGTAFVHIMKAIEDLNKQIKLVTASSETISDHTGRIVKQGDEISRLASIAAADTQEVAAASEEQTATMEEINAASEMLARMAEQLQEHVSRFKIS; from the coding sequence TTGTTTCGTAAATTAAATGATGTTTCGATTAAAGTAAAGCTGACCGGGACGATGCTACTGATCACGCTTATACCACTTATGGCGGCCGGGTATTTAAGTTATACGTCTGCCTATAACAGCGTGTATAACATGACAGTGCAGGACCTGAAATACATGACGGCCCTTAAAGCAAGAGATATTGAGACAGCCCTCCCGAATCAGACTAGTGGTGAGGTTTCCTCTGATAAAATCAAGCAGATTGTTGATGACGTGCAGAAGAATTACTATGAGAAAAACGGTCTGACTGGTTATGCGTACGTTATAGATAGCAAAGGTGGGGTTTTGTACCATCCAGACTCAGCAATGATCGGTACAAGCATCGCCAAGGAATCATTCACCCAGCAAATTCTTGCTGCGAAGACTGGATATATTACATATCCGTGGAAGGGTGAAGAGAAAGTAGCCTCATTTGTTCAGTTATCCAATGGCTGGGAAATCGTCATTGGCAGTTACATGAAAGATATGATGAAACCGCTTTATTCAATTCGGACCGAGATGTTTGTGATTAGCTTTGGTGCAGCCCTTCTAGCAATTATAGTCGGGTACCTGATTGTTACTACTCTGACGAAGCCGATGAAAGATCTAGTGGCAGCGATGCGGAAGGTAGAAGCCGGGGATGTGACCGTACAGGTGAAACCGGGCTCACAAGATGAAGTTGGGCAGCTGACGCATATGTTTAATGAGATGGTTGCTCAGTTTCGTAGTATGCTTCGCCAGGTTCATGAGGTAGCGGAGCAAGTAGCTGCTTCTTCACAGGAACTGACAGCGAGTGCAAACGAAAGCACGCGTGCGTCTGAGCAGATCTCGGAAGCTTCTCAGGAGATCGCGTCGGGTTCAGAAGGACAGATGGATAGCGTGGAACGCACCACGAAGGCTCTGCATGAGATGAATGCAAACATTCAGGATATTGCCAACAAAATTCATACCGTGCGCAATGATTCATCGGTGGTGACGAAATACGCGCACGAAGGAGAAGATTCTCTTAAGAAAGTCGTATGGGAAATGAATGAGATTTCACATAAAGTGAACGATACGGAGAAGCAAATTCGTGAACTGGGTGAGAGTTCGGAAGCGATTATGGGCATTATTAGCACCATTCATCAGATCAGTGAACAGACGAATCTGCTGGCGCTAAATGCGGCGATTGAAGCAGCACGCGCTGGTGAGCAAGGAAAAAGTTTTGCGGTCGTTGCGCAGGAGATCCGCAAACTGGCTGAACAGTCAGGCCGTTCCGCAGCAGAGATTGCAACATTAATTTCTAATATTCACAATAAGATTGGAACAGCGGTTCATTCGATGGGAGAAAGTAGCCAGGTTGTGTCAGAAGGCCGGGGGGTAGTAGAAGGAGCGGGGACAGCATTTGTACACATTATGAAAGCCATTGAAGATTTGAATAAGCAGATTAAGCTTGTTACGGCTTCATCGGAGACCATTTCAGACCATACAGGCCGAATTGTAAAGCAAGGGGATGAGATCTCCCGCCTGGCTTCGATTGCTGCGGCTGATACACAGGAAGTAGCGGCGGCCTCTGAAGAGCAGACGGCCACGATGGAAGAGATCAATGCTGCATCCGAGATGCTAGCACGAATGGCTGAACAACTGCAAGAACATGTAAGCCGGTTTAAAATTTCGTAA
- a CDS encoding class I SAM-dependent methyltransferase, whose protein sequence is MDYVDRNRASFDKLAHQSGVKWSHRELTVQFISSFQMLLGGNCVLDLGCGVGHDALRLKRYNLQVQGLDISEVMLAEAKQHVRGVEFMQGDFRHIPTDDDLYDGVWANASLIYLTKEDFHKAADEVYRVLKPGGVFFSSYRIGEGSCVSDGIFNQLYGEEEIQSILRSHGFRIFDRMNTKDEDDTFFSLYAVKQ, encoded by the coding sequence ATGGATTACGTAGACCGGAATCGTGCTTCTTTTGATAAACTGGCACACCAGTCCGGGGTAAAGTGGAGCCATCGGGAATTAACGGTACAATTTATTTCCAGTTTTCAGATGCTACTTGGTGGCAATTGTGTGCTGGACCTTGGATGTGGAGTCGGGCATGATGCGCTGCGCTTGAAGCGGTACAATTTGCAGGTGCAGGGACTGGATATTAGTGAAGTAATGCTTGCAGAGGCGAAGCAACATGTACGGGGTGTTGAGTTTATGCAGGGCGATTTCCGCCATATCCCGACTGATGATGACCTGTATGATGGTGTGTGGGCGAATGCGTCGCTTATCTATTTAACAAAAGAAGATTTTCATAAAGCAGCAGATGAAGTATATCGGGTACTGAAGCCGGGCGGTGTGTTTTTTTCATCGTATCGTATCGGGGAAGGTTCCTGTGTTTCAGATGGGATTTTTAATCAGCTGTACGGTGAGGAAGAAATTCAGAGCATTCTTCGCTCACATGGCTTCCGCATTTTCGATCGGATGAATACGAAAGATGAAGATGATACATTCTTCAGCTTGTATGCCGTCAAACAATAG
- a CDS encoding acyl-CoA thioesterase, translated as MQGKKTSESRTVMADIVLPPDTNYHGTIFGGNVMAYIDKVASITAMRHCRRQVVTASSDSLDFLSPIHTGEAILLEGYVSWTHNTSMEIYVKVEAENLLTGERRLTSQAYLTFVALDDNGKPANVPPILPETEEERWNYKTAAGRFEIRNRRRSIAKERRKQ; from the coding sequence TTGCAAGGCAAAAAAACAAGTGAATCCCGCACCGTAATGGCCGATATTGTCCTGCCACCTGATACAAACTACCATGGCACGATCTTCGGGGGAAATGTAATGGCCTACATTGATAAAGTAGCAAGCATTACTGCTATGCGGCACTGCCGCCGTCAGGTTGTTACTGCATCAAGCGACAGTCTGGATTTCCTGTCTCCGATCCATACCGGAGAAGCGATTCTGCTTGAAGGTTATGTGTCATGGACACATAATACATCAATGGAGATTTATGTGAAGGTAGAAGCAGAGAACTTGCTGACCGGTGAGCGACGTCTTACATCACAGGCGTATCTGACTTTTGTCGCGCTCGACGACAACGGAAAACCCGCAAATGTCCCTCCTATACTCCCGGAAACAGAAGAGGAGCGCTGGAATTATAAAACAGCCGCAGGCCGCTTTGAAATCCGTAATCGGAGACGTTCGATAGCAAAAGAGAGACGCAAGCAGTGA
- a CDS encoding ABC transporter permease codes for MSTWATAASVSFVFLAMALSAWKQLGLERDLLIGMIRAAIQLITVGYVLSFVFASNHWLFIVLMILTMILVATRNAASRGQGIPHVSAYIGLTITTVTVITMGLMLILHTIEPKPQALIPISGMVIGSCMTTCSLLLNQMQQRVQSMREQIVVALSLGATARQAGVTLLREAVRAGMIPTVDVLKTVGLVQLPGMMTGLILAGASPIEAVRYQLLILFSLASSAALTSMMLGYLIYPTLFTSAHQFKGWPKK; via the coding sequence ATGAGCACCTGGGCTACAGCCGCATCTGTTAGTTTTGTCTTCCTTGCGATGGCTCTCTCTGCCTGGAAGCAGCTTGGACTGGAGCGTGACCTGCTTATTGGCATGATTCGCGCCGCCATCCAGCTAATTACGGTCGGATATGTACTATCGTTTGTTTTTGCAAGTAATCATTGGCTGTTCATCGTCCTGATGATTCTTACTATGATACTTGTCGCTACGCGCAATGCCGCCTCACGCGGACAGGGAATTCCTCACGTGTCTGCCTACATCGGCCTGACGATTACAACGGTAACCGTGATTACGATGGGACTTATGCTCATCCTACATACGATTGAACCAAAGCCACAAGCACTCATTCCGATCAGCGGCATGGTGATCGGGAGCTGCATGACGACCTGCTCTCTGCTGTTAAACCAGATGCAGCAGCGCGTGCAGTCTATGCGAGAACAAATTGTCGTCGCCCTCTCACTTGGAGCAACAGCCCGTCAGGCTGGTGTAACCCTGCTGCGGGAAGCAGTGCGAGCAGGCATGATTCCAACAGTCGATGTGCTGAAAACGGTCGGTCTTGTCCAACTCCCGGGTATGATGACCGGCTTGATTCTTGCTGGAGCAAGCCCTATTGAAGCGGTGCGCTATCAGCTTTTGATTTTATTCTCGCTGGCCTCTTCCGCTGCTCTGACCAGCATGATGCTTGGCTACCTGATTTACCCTACACTGTTTACATCGGCTCACCAATTCAAGGGATGGCCCAAAAAATGA
- a CDS encoding ABC transporter ATP-binding protein, with the protein MSVIEPVLELHNLSKSYELDNRSITPLYNVTASIPGGAFIAITGPSGTGKSTLLRLLTRLEDPDSGHVVYRGRPLTEWEPTELRRRLHYVFQNPVLFPGTVADNITYPARLTDQTLADDTIHDLLTRVALPPSYANRTVEDLSGGEKQRVNLARSLSLCPNVLLLDEPTSALDEESTAHIEAEVTAYCQQGNTIIWITHSTEQAKRIADRIWQIENGQLTEVVLR; encoded by the coding sequence TTGTCCGTAATTGAGCCTGTACTTGAACTACATAACCTTTCCAAATCGTATGAACTCGATAACCGCTCCATTACTCCGCTGTATAACGTAACCGCTTCTATTCCAGGTGGAGCATTCATTGCGATAACCGGTCCGTCCGGCACCGGCAAGAGTACACTGTTGCGCCTGCTTACCCGGCTAGAAGATCCAGACTCCGGACATGTTGTATATCGAGGGCGGCCCCTTACTGAATGGGAACCAACGGAATTGCGCCGTCGTCTTCATTATGTATTCCAAAATCCAGTTCTGTTCCCAGGCACTGTGGCAGACAATATCACGTATCCTGCACGTCTAACAGACCAAACACTTGCTGATGACACCATTCACGATCTGCTTACCCGGGTTGCCCTTCCTCCCTCTTATGCGAACCGCACAGTAGAAGACCTGTCAGGCGGGGAGAAACAACGAGTGAACCTGGCCCGCTCCCTGTCACTATGCCCGAATGTCCTGCTGCTTGATGAGCCCACTTCCGCTCTTGATGAGGAAAGCACAGCACACATTGAAGCCGAGGTTACGGCGTACTGCCAGCAAGGGAATACCATTATATGGATCACTCATTCAACAGAACAGGCTAAGCGAATAGCAGACCGCATCTGGCAGATTGAGAACGGCCAGCTAACAGAGGTGGTCCTTCGATGA
- a CDS encoding rhomboid family intramembrane serine protease yields the protein MKIAILHDYIGKTAYRLVAEQDYMLIGTEKDVFHLGRLRGRTYQYVQLRICDFVWSGMADYDRKEIAARLDGLRRQTGAQSVEGVIIYLIMQPVTDELQEAFAGGTIDEFSIVLTTAGYVPPVHKWLGEYAPVLEKLVDLAAFDHEPVQTDAHSTEYWVRTIQQWEQRRKQELQQVFSYGKPRVTYAILAVIIVIFLAMEALGGSQNEQVLVAFGAKYNPLILAGEWWRFVTPIFLHIGFMHILFNGVALYSLGAMTERLYGSGRFFVIFMLAGISGVVASFVFSTHMSAGASGALFGLFGALLYFGMQDRTMYKRVFGSNVLVLLGINLAIGLLSPGLIDNYAHLGGLCGGFLAAATVGMPGRRAQIGVRIAALTVLVLFLWLGMTSGGAPLDAALFR from the coding sequence ATGAAGATAGCCATCTTGCATGATTATATAGGAAAGACAGCGTACAGGTTAGTTGCGGAACAGGACTATATGCTGATCGGGACGGAAAAAGATGTATTTCACTTGGGGCGCCTGCGTGGACGGACGTATCAATATGTGCAGTTGCGCATATGTGACTTCGTATGGAGTGGGATGGCGGATTATGATCGAAAAGAGATTGCAGCCCGTCTTGATGGTTTGCGGCGTCAGACAGGGGCGCAGTCAGTTGAAGGGGTTATTATCTATCTTATCATGCAACCAGTGACAGATGAGCTACAGGAGGCATTTGCAGGTGGTACGATTGATGAGTTTAGTATCGTACTTACAACGGCAGGCTATGTGCCGCCTGTGCACAAATGGCTCGGTGAGTATGCTCCTGTATTGGAGAAGCTGGTTGATCTCGCAGCATTTGACCATGAGCCTGTACAGACAGACGCACACAGCACAGAATACTGGGTACGAACGATTCAGCAGTGGGAGCAGCGGCGCAAACAGGAGCTACAGCAGGTGTTTTCGTATGGTAAGCCGCGTGTGACGTATGCGATTCTTGCTGTTATTATTGTCATCTTTCTGGCGATGGAAGCGCTTGGTGGGAGTCAGAATGAACAGGTGCTGGTGGCTTTTGGTGCCAAATACAATCCGCTCATCCTTGCTGGTGAATGGTGGCGGTTTGTGACGCCGATTTTTCTGCATATTGGATTTATGCACATACTCTTTAATGGAGTGGCCTTGTATTCACTGGGGGCCATGACGGAGCGATTGTATGGGTCCGGACGTTTTTTCGTTATTTTTATGCTGGCCGGTATTAGCGGAGTAGTCGCGAGCTTCGTATTTTCCACGCATATGTCGGCAGGTGCATCCGGTGCGCTCTTCGGATTGTTTGGTGCGCTTTTGTATTTTGGTATGCAGGATAGAACGATGTATAAGCGGGTGTTTGGCAGTAATGTTTTGGTTTTGTTGGGCATTAATTTAGCGATTGGTCTTCTTTCTCCCGGCTTAATTGACAATTACGCACATCTTGGCGGATTGTGTGGGGGATTTCTGGCAGCGGCGACAGTTGGGATGCCAGGACGCCGTGCCCAGATAGGTGTCCGAATCGCGGCTCTTACAGTTCTTGTACTCTTTCTGTGGCTAGGTATGACATCGGGAGGAGCACCGCTAGATGCTGCGCTTTTCCGGTAA
- a CDS encoding fumarate hydratase: MEQFKDSVYKLIVETSTNLPPDVRRAVVKARQNESVGTRSALSLATIAQNIEMAETNVSPICQDTGMPTFEVHTPVGANQIEMKKAIREAIELATKNGKLRSNSVDSLTGENSGTNLGPGTPVIHFDQWEKDDIEVKLILKGGGCENKNIQYSLPAEIEGLGKAGRDLDGIRKCILHSVYQAQGQGCSAGFIGVGIGGDRTSGYALAKEQLFRKVNDVNSNPDLAKMEAYIMEKANELGIGTMGFGGETTLLGCKIGSMNRLPASFYVSVAYNCWAFRRQGALIDAQTGEIKGWLYKDGEAVDLHAGVQQPEQQEKRREVVLQYPISEEQIRSLKVGDVVIINGLMHTGRDAFHKYMMDHDCPIDLNGGVIYHCGPVMLKDDSGEWHVKAAGPTTSIREEPYQADIMKKFGIRVVIGKGGMGPKTLKGLQEHGGVYLNAIGGAAQYYADCVKKVEGVDYMEFGLPEAMWHLQVEGFAAIVTMDSHGNSLHADVEKSSLEKLSQHAEVVFS, from the coding sequence ATGGAACAATTCAAAGATAGCGTGTATAAGTTAATTGTCGAAACATCGACAAACTTGCCACCAGATGTGCGCCGCGCGGTTGTAAAAGCACGTCAGAACGAAAGTGTAGGCACACGCTCTGCGCTGTCACTGGCAACGATCGCACAAAACATCGAAATGGCCGAAACGAACGTATCACCAATCTGTCAGGATACCGGCATGCCGACATTTGAAGTGCATACTCCGGTTGGCGCGAACCAGATTGAAATGAAAAAAGCGATTCGTGAAGCGATCGAGCTGGCCACTAAAAACGGCAAACTGCGTTCGAACTCTGTTGATTCACTTACAGGAGAAAACAGCGGAACGAACCTTGGACCAGGAACTCCGGTAATTCACTTCGACCAGTGGGAAAAAGATGATATCGAAGTGAAGCTGATTCTCAAAGGTGGCGGCTGTGAGAACAAGAACATCCAGTACAGTCTACCGGCAGAAATCGAAGGACTCGGAAAAGCAGGCCGCGACCTCGATGGCATTCGCAAGTGCATTCTGCACAGCGTATACCAGGCACAGGGACAAGGCTGTAGCGCGGGCTTCATCGGCGTGGGTATCGGCGGTGATCGCACAAGCGGCTATGCACTTGCAAAAGAACAACTGTTCCGCAAAGTGAACGATGTGAATTCAAATCCGGATCTGGCGAAAATGGAAGCATACATCATGGAAAAAGCAAACGAACTCGGCATTGGAACGATGGGCTTCGGTGGGGAAACAACGCTTCTCGGCTGTAAAATCGGCTCGATGAACCGTCTGCCAGCAAGCTTCTATGTTTCGGTAGCGTATAACTGCTGGGCTTTCCGTCGTCAGGGTGCACTTATTGATGCGCAAACAGGCGAAATTAAAGGCTGGCTTTACAAAGATGGAGAAGCGGTTGACCTTCATGCAGGCGTACAACAGCCAGAGCAGCAGGAAAAACGTCGTGAAGTTGTGCTTCAATATCCAATCTCAGAAGAACAGATTCGCAGCCTTAAAGTGGGTGATGTCGTAATCATCAACGGCCTCATGCACACAGGCCGTGACGCATTCCATAAATACATGATGGACCATGACTGTCCAATCGATCTGAACGGTGGCGTTATTTACCACTGTGGTCCGGTTATGCTCAAAGATGACAGCGGCGAATGGCACGTAAAAGCAGCAGGTCCGACAACAAGTATTCGCGAGGAACCGTACCAGGCCGATATCATGAAGAAATTCGGCATCCGTGTTGTAATCGGTAAAGGCGGCATGGGACCAAAAACGCTCAAAGGCTTGCAAGAGCATGGCGGCGTATACTTGAATGCGATCGGTGGTGCGGCACAGTACTACGCAGATTGCGTGAAAAAAGTAGAAGGCGTCGACTACATGGAATTCGGCCTTCCGGAAGCGATGTGGCACCTGCAAGTTGAAGGCTTTGCCGCAATCGTAACGATGGACTCACACGGCAACAGTCTTCATGCGGACGTAGAGAAATCTTCTCTTGAGAAGCTGTCCCAGCATGCAGAAGTAGTATTCAGCTAA
- a CDS encoding carbon-nitrogen family hydrolase: MMSTLNIAICQIDIAFGQPEQNEAKIRGSFAKLAEQETKPDIVLFPELWNTGYDLTRLDEIADEEGQSTKALMGELACKYNLHIIAGSIAEKTAAGIYNTTFVFAPDGQVIHEYRKAHLFRLMDEEKFLAPGQSLAGCMIGEMPALVQICYDIRFPESIRSGALAGAEVLFVSAEWPHPRLTHWRQLLIARAIENQMYVVACNRAGSDPKNTFCGHSLIIDPWGEIVAEAGEAEEIITGTIDRALVADVRSRIPIFADRRTDLYDLNR, translated from the coding sequence ATGATGAGTACATTGAACATTGCCATCTGCCAGATTGACATTGCATTCGGGCAGCCGGAACAAAACGAGGCAAAAATCCGGGGAAGTTTTGCAAAACTTGCCGAGCAGGAGACAAAGCCGGATATCGTACTGTTTCCGGAACTGTGGAACACAGGCTACGACCTGACTCGCTTAGACGAGATTGCGGACGAGGAAGGACAGAGCACAAAAGCGCTGATGGGAGAGCTGGCTTGCAAATATAATTTGCATATCATCGCAGGTTCAATCGCAGAGAAAACAGCAGCAGGTATTTACAATACAACTTTCGTATTCGCCCCGGATGGCCAAGTGATTCACGAATATCGGAAGGCACATCTATTCCGCCTGATGGACGAGGAAAAATTCCTCGCGCCTGGTCAATCACTTGCCGGTTGCATGATCGGCGAGATGCCTGCGCTTGTGCAGATCTGCTACGATATTCGCTTCCCCGAGAGCATCCGCAGCGGCGCACTCGCAGGTGCGGAAGTGCTGTTCGTCAGCGCTGAGTGGCCGCATCCACGCCTTACACACTGGCGCCAGCTGCTCATTGCGCGTGCGATTGAGAACCAGATGTATGTCGTGGCGTGCAACCGGGCGGGAAGCGATCCGAAGAATACCTTCTGCGGTCATTCCCTCATTATTGACCCGTGGGGAGAAATTGTAGCGGAAGCAGGAGAAGCGGAGGAAATCATTACAGGTACGATTGATCGTGCGCTTGTGGCAGACGTACGCAGTCGCATTCCGATTTTTGCAGACCGACGCACCGATTTATACGACCTGAACCGATAA
- a CDS encoding EamA family transporter — translation MSYFRSVLLVFAASCSYGVLSTFVKFAYAEGFGPGDVSGSQMFLGMLIMWGIALTVGKFQLSAKQWGLLVVAGTTSGLTGLFYYRALQYIPASLAIILLFQFTWMGVLIELIIEKRKLGVSRLVALVFLFGGTVLASGIVEEGLQKLSLAGTVLGLLSAVMYALFIIASGKAAPEVNPYWRAAIMLIGSVAITFAISPPHFLVNGALADGLWRWGILLALFGAIIPPLFFAIGVPRIGSGLASILGAAELPTAVLMSRFVLGEHVGGLQWIGVIVILAGIIVPEWLAVRRTKETSRTAS, via the coding sequence ATGTCATATTTTCGTTCCGTACTGCTTGTATTTGCCGCTTCTTGCAGTTATGGAGTACTCTCGACATTTGTTAAATTTGCATATGCAGAAGGATTTGGACCTGGAGATGTGAGCGGCAGCCAAATGTTTCTGGGAATGCTAATAATGTGGGGAATTGCACTTACAGTCGGTAAATTCCAGCTGAGTGCAAAGCAGTGGGGGCTGCTTGTTGTTGCCGGAACAACAAGTGGACTAACAGGATTGTTTTACTACCGGGCGCTTCAATACATTCCAGCTTCTCTGGCCATTATCTTGTTATTTCAGTTTACATGGATGGGTGTGCTCATCGAACTGATAATAGAGAAGCGTAAACTTGGCGTATCGCGCCTAGTTGCCCTTGTATTTCTGTTTGGTGGGACAGTTCTCGCCAGTGGTATTGTAGAGGAAGGACTTCAGAAGTTATCACTTGCAGGTACGGTGCTTGGGCTGTTGTCTGCTGTGATGTATGCCCTGTTTATTATTGCGAGTGGAAAAGCCGCCCCGGAGGTAAATCCATATTGGCGAGCTGCTATTATGCTCATTGGTTCGGTAGCGATTACATTTGCGATCTCACCGCCACATTTTCTTGTGAACGGGGCGCTTGCAGATGGATTGTGGCGCTGGGGCATTCTGCTGGCGTTGTTCGGCGCTATTATTCCGCCCCTGTTTTTTGCAATCGGAGTTCCGCGCATCGGAAGTGGTCTTGCTTCTATTCTGGGGGCTGCTGAGCTACCAACAGCGGTCCTGATGTCTCGCTTCGTGCTAGGTGAGCATGTCGGTGGGCTGCAATGGATTGGCGTCATTGTGATTCTTGCAGGTATTATTGTACCCGAATGGCTGGCAGTACGCCGGACAAAGGAAACGAGTAGGACTGCATCTTAA
- a CDS encoding M42 family metallopeptidase: MDQQLTLFKRLTEGCGAPGFEGDIRAIMKEYISDTTDEIVYDNLGSIFGVLRGDENGPTIMVAGHMDEVAFMVTRITDKGFLQFQPLGGWWSQVLLAQRVQIMTANGPVYGVISSIPPHVLPDSVKNKPMDIKNMFIDIGADDKEDAERIGIRPGQPVLPICPFTVMGNPKKLMAKAWDNRYGCALAIEMMQEMQAKTHPNVIYGGATVQEEVGLRGAGTAANMIKPDLFLALDASPAGDIPGVTDGMGKLGDGLLMRIMDRTMVTLPGLRDFMIDTAEELGIPYQFFVSPGGTDAGKVHLTGNGVPSAVIGIPARYIHSHAAIIHRDDYEAAKKLLLALLTRIDGPTLTRIKER; encoded by the coding sequence ATGGATCAGCAACTTACTTTGTTTAAACGTCTGACTGAAGGGTGTGGCGCTCCGGGATTTGAAGGAGACATCCGGGCGATTATGAAGGAATACATAAGCGATACGACCGATGAGATCGTATATGATAATCTTGGCAGTATTTTTGGTGTGTTGCGTGGCGATGAGAATGGGCCAACGATTATGGTAGCAGGGCATATGGATGAAGTGGCTTTTATGGTGACCCGGATTACAGACAAAGGGTTTTTGCAGTTCCAGCCGCTTGGAGGATGGTGGAGTCAGGTGCTGCTTGCCCAGCGCGTGCAGATCATGACGGCAAATGGCCCGGTGTATGGGGTGATTAGCTCCATTCCGCCGCATGTGCTTCCAGACAGTGTGAAGAACAAGCCGATGGATATAAAAAACATGTTTATTGATATCGGAGCTGATGATAAGGAAGATGCCGAACGGATAGGCATTCGTCCGGGACAGCCGGTACTGCCGATCTGCCCGTTCACCGTAATGGGCAATCCGAAGAAGCTTATGGCCAAGGCGTGGGATAACCGCTACGGGTGCGCGCTGGCCATTGAGATGATGCAGGAGATGCAGGCTAAGACGCACCCGAATGTGATTTATGGCGGGGCAACCGTACAAGAAGAAGTTGGCCTGCGCGGCGCAGGAACAGCGGCGAACATGATTAAGCCTGATCTGTTCCTGGCGTTGGATGCAAGCCCAGCTGGAGACATTCCAGGCGTGACAGACGGGATGGGTAAGCTAGGGGATGGTCTGCTGATGCGGATTATGGACCGGACAATGGTGACGTTGCCGGGACTGCGTGATTTTATGATCGATACGGCTGAAGAGCTGGGCATTCCATATCAGTTCTTTGTGTCGCCAGGTGGAACGGATGCAGGTAAGGTACATTTGACCGGAAATGGTGTGCCGTCTGCTGTTATAGGGATTCCGGCACGCTACATTCACAGTCATGCCGCCATCATTCACCGCGATGATTATGAAGCTGCGAAAAAGTTGTTGCTGGCATTGCTTACGCGAATAGATGGGCCAACGCTCACGCGCATCAAAGAGCGGTAG